A single Streptomyces sannanensis DNA region contains:
- a CDS encoding CGNR zinc finger domain-containing protein — protein MNDRAPAPGGLSLVEDLVNTLSIETGVDALDTPEGRAAFGLAEQDVAAARELREALRAACLAHAGHRVAGRSTAALERLLADAPLLLSVDGEGAAMLRPADPSALVSRVAAAIAVATTDGTWLRLKACEAEDCHWAYYDRSPAGRSRWCTMAVCGSRAKMRAYRSRRSDAAPRKA, from the coding sequence ATGAATGACAGGGCGCCCGCACCCGGAGGCCTCTCGCTGGTTGAGGACCTGGTCAACACGTTGAGCATCGAGACCGGCGTCGACGCCCTCGACACACCGGAGGGCCGGGCCGCGTTCGGGCTCGCCGAGCAGGATGTCGCCGCGGCGCGCGAACTGCGCGAGGCGCTGCGTGCCGCGTGTCTGGCGCATGCGGGGCACCGTGTGGCCGGGCGCTCCACGGCCGCCCTCGAACGGCTTCTCGCGGACGCCCCGCTGCTTCTCTCCGTCGACGGGGAGGGTGCCGCCATGCTCCGGCCCGCCGATCCGTCCGCCCTCGTCTCACGGGTCGCCGCCGCGATCGCCGTGGCGACGACCGACGGGACCTGGCTGCGGCTCAAGGCCTGCGAGGCGGAGGACTGCCACTGGGCGTACTACGACCGAAGCCCGGCCGGCCGCAGCCGCTGGTGCACCATGGCGGTCTGCGGCAGCCGGGCAAAGATGCGGGCGTACCGGTCCCGGCGTTCCGACGCCGCCCCCCGCAAGGCGTGA